The Zingiber officinale cultivar Zhangliang chromosome 2A, Zo_v1.1, whole genome shotgun sequence genomic sequence GGTACTGAGCAGGTTCGATCAAGTATGAGTCCTAACTGAATGGATTTAACTTTCCCTTAAGTTAAGTTTAACCTGTTTCAACTTTGATAATTAGGTCAACAACACTCTTAACCCACAAGACATGCAAGGGTGGAAGGAAACCACCATATCAAATGCCACAGTGGTCTCTTGGTCAATTGGTATGCGGCCACTTAACAGGTGGGATCCTCTAATCCGTAATTTACGAACTAGAAGATGGTCCATAAATTCTGATTAATGGATTTTAGTAGATCCTATATGTAAATATATAGGGCCCACTCAAATTCACTAATATATGTAGTGGACCATTCTTGGACCGTAATTTATGGACCAGAGGATCCGTCCTCGTCATTTAACACGTGTGTACAGGAGGCACACAACTAGAACTTTGTTGGCCACCATGAACTAAAagcaagtaaaaaaataaaataaaactaaggtgacatttggttaaatgatgggaatgactatgagtATAAGTTTAGTAGTAAGATGGAAAAGGAATGAGAATGAAAATAAAACTACCTAattatatgagtttggttgattcctataaatttaaaaattattttcaaattataattcttaaatataatataaattttatttttaactattATTTTATTCTCTAATTCTTGATCAACCAAACATCCTCTCGAATGCTTCTTGACTATGATTAAGGAACATGTGTGTCCGGAAGGATAATTTattcatgcatatttatcatctCCTACTATGCTGGGAGAAgtcctattattttattattttccagTAAAGAATGCACATATTTCAAATCGGAAAATTATGAAAAGTAGCACTAAGTCTAATTATTCAAGTGGGGCCTAACGAAGTGGTGCGGCCCACAGTTTTATACTCAGGTGGAGCATAGTGGTAGACTGATGATTCCGTTGGTCTTCGATGTGAGTGTTTTTTCGATGGgagtattttttttagatttattttgataGTACATAAAAATTTTTATGGGGCAATTACATCCATGATTAATCAGTTTGAATAATTAAAAtcttgaattataaaaaaaaaaaaattaggaagtcATATTTTTGTTGAACTTGAGAGATAGATGCATCTCGATTAGCTCTTATAAATCAAATTAAAGAGATTTATGTCACTTATAAAcggttgattttttaaaattttttcatatatccagtttttggatttattatatctAAAACTAGATTCTCCTCTCGGTAAACAAGCAACAgacaatcaaaattttacttCGATAATTCGATATCATGAGTTACTATTATATTATAAACAATTGATTGATATATTTGAATCGAACAAACTTACACCATTCTATTGATAATTCGATTATTCAATATTAATCAATTGATAATGTTCTCAATAGTTTGATAGATTAATGTGATAAGCTAtggaataaataattttataCTAGTTCAGTTGGTttgattttgataaaaaaatttgatcGATTCAATTTATTTGtaaacaaattaatttaattaatttatattttttttaaaattcgtttTTGAACAGATTATTCATCCCATTGGACGTCAACAAACAACTGGTCATCAGAATTTTACAACGTTATCATCGTTACCAGAATTTTACAACGATATCATCGTCTATTCGGCTAAAAGGATGAATCACTAGAGGAACTGATTACATGGAATTATAAGATTACATAATgctttactattttttttctcaGTTTAAACAACAATCCAGCAACCAACACCACAATTTCACCAATGTCTGCAATCTAATCACACACTATGACATCCATTCCACTCCTGCCCAGATGCTGGCAGGGTCGATCTCCCCGTCTCTGTCAAACTCCATTGGAAGCCAACTGCTCTCTGCTCCATGAAAGCCCCCAAACTGGTACGGCGAAGAAGAGAAAAACTGCTCCTCCATGGGCCCAAAGGAAGGCGCAATCTGCCCCACAAAGTACTCCTCCTCTCCAACTTTCAGCGCCGCCGCACTCTGTTCCTGATCGTGCTGCTCGAGGCAAGTGTGGTCCCCATGGTAGGTGACGACGTGGACCGAGGGGTCGTCGTCCGATCGCTGCACCTGCTTCTTCGCGGGGCATCCGTGCGAGGCCCGATGAGCGCACCGGAAATAGGCCCTGCGGCGATCGAGAAAAGCCCGTCAGAATGGTTTTGGTCGAATGAGATCGACTGCACTACTGTTCTGTAACTGTAGTGACTAATGGCTGACCTTGGATATTTAGCTCCGAGAATCTCTTTCTGGCCATACTTCCTCCATGTGAAGCCGTCGCCCTCCCCCTGGCCTTTCACTCCGCCGGACACCGAGCTCAGCCTCACCTGGCACCTCCATGATCGCAGCAGCGACATCCTGCAATTGAAACCAGAGAATTAATCCTTCATCGTCGGTCGGCTTCACGGCCATGTGGGTCAGTACTGCGTGAATACGAAGCACGTGCCTTCTTCTGGGCGTCAAGGTGCGAGGTCGCAGGGCGAGCGAGGAGAACAGAGACTGATCGTGGCCGGCTTTAGTGCTGAAGGATTCGGCCATGAGAAACGAGTTGTGGATGGAGGAAGCGATCCTGGGAGTTAGAGCCTTGCAGAGGTCAAGGCAATGCAGATTTAACTCCAGCTCCTTGAGCAGCTCCTTGGCTTGGCTGAGCTCGGCGAGCAGAGCAGCAGCGCAGGCATTGCTCTCCATGGACGCAGCTAGCTAGCTGTCAAGAAGCAGGGGAATGGATATATCAGCTCGAATTTCCGACGCTGTGCTGTGCTGTGCTGTGCTGTAGTAGAAGATCGATCGAAGTGCTTCCCGAGCGAGTTATATAGAATAGGGCTCAATGAAGAAGCGCGTGGAAATTCAACGGCGAGGGATTTGCCAGACAAAACGAGTCGCTGGGAGCCCGGGATGCGAAGTGGAGTATATGAGATTTTGCACGTGAGAAATTGTGGGGAAGAGGACGAGAACTAACTAATATTGGAACGTGTAAACCTCAACAAATACATCCTCTCTGTTGACTGAGGTGCTGTCTCAGAATGAGACTTCTTATTAAccgtacttttaaaaaaaattatagagttTCTTTTATATAGGACCGTTTCAGatcattataaaaaattttacttggataattttttaaattaatttattgtcTAAGTGACTTATAAATGATAAACATATAGACATGTGTGGTATGAGATTTCGAATTCAAGTCTCTTTAGtaataaataaatttctcttTGAAGAATCTGTTGACTGAGATATTATTTCAGTAGTGGGAGTTCTTATCAATACAAATGATACCGTGCCTCTAAAAAATTCCTTAAGGATTTTGGATGGGTCACTATAAAAAATTTATTCAGATAATTTTTTTATACCAGGACATAGCAGAACTAAAGATACATAATTTTATGACCCAGAGGTTATCCTCAAAATATCATTATTTGAAATTAATATCTCGATCATACAcactttcaaattttaattatgtatCTATATTTATCTCTCCAAAGGAGAAATGCATATTTTATtcgattatttttatttttaaaaaaaatattttgcactTTTTTGCATGCTCCTATTGGCCTCGGCAATTGGCATATTGGTTGGGCGGGCCCATTACTGTGACTATTTTTTGCACGAACTCAGGAACAGCATGAGCCGAGTGCCATGTGGAGCGACACTAAACCGATCGTTGCTTTTAAAAAATTACAAAGTGAGTGTTTCATTTTAttctgaaaatattttaaattatctgTTACGTATTATTTACTATATTAAACAATGTTATAGCCCACGCTGTCACACCTTTATTGATCTTCCACAGTTCCACTCCAACTCGTTGAAACACGGAAGGTTACGACTGATGTAGAATTTTTAGGTTTGGGATCAACAAATTGCATGGGCACTTCAGGAGCACCCAGTCGGTGCTATTTCGAGAATCGTGTACGGCATATCTCACCTGATAGACCTCATTTGCCAAAAGTAGGTCGACACGTGCAGCAAAAACACACACGGTGTATGGTGATATAAGTTAATTTCAATTTCCGAAGGATTTAGAAAATTTATCCTCACAAAGACATATCTAAGGATAATCACACATCGAGTGATTTAATTATTagagtaaaaaattatttgaacctATTAAATTAGATAATACAATATCAAATCTACATCTGATTTTATATCTAGTAATTTTTATGTATAAGATATATGATAAATTATCAGTTATTTGAATATTTGatcctatatccaatgaaatatcaaatataaaatataaatataataaaataaaatattttaaaataataatagacaTTAATTGTTACACATGGTAGCAGATAATTGACAGTAGCTATTATAACATGTAGCAGCTTATCGACAGTAGCTGTTATAACGTATAGCAGTTTATCGATAGTAGTTACTACAAGTAAGGGTGATTACAAATCAGGTTGGTTCagttattaggataaaaaattattcggtcttactagatcagataatgtaatATCAGAATCCTAGATCTAATCCTATATCCGATGAATTTTTTTCGATTCGGTATAGGTTGATATAATTTATACATTCACGGCATATTAAGAAACAtatttttgaaagaatattttattaattataatttatatgtaTATCAGTACATTCATGAAAGTGATATTATAGCGAAAagtaattatctaaatttaataaaataaaaaatttattttaaattttaatattataaaaaatttaatatggaTGCTCTGAGAATACTATTACTCTAATATTATTTATTTcatatcaaaaatatttaaagagGATAGTTAGTCAGGTTCCTTAATGGAGCCGTCCTGCCCTAATCAAATAACGGCAGCCAAACTTGAATACCtgtattattaaataataataataataaaaaaaaataataataataataataataaacgatAGCAAAACGTGCGCGCGCACACTGTTTTTTGTCTACGTAAGGAAACACTGGGCAGATGCAGCGAACGttataggggtgtcaaaaatgaacccgacccgacgacccaacccgagtcgacccgaaaaaaatcgggttcgggttgggcattttcgggttcgggtcgggttcgggttggagggttggagagtaaaaaaatttcgggttgggtcgggttgggttcgggttgacccgggttgacccgggttggcttaaatatagggttttgtgggtttttttagagttaaatcaaattttattttaaaaatttagatgtttttatgtatattaatatcatgtttgtatgataatgatggaatattgagataaaagtgaagaattatagggaaaatagcccaaaaaagtcgttttgaatcggattttcgggttatatgggtcgggttcgggttgatcgggttggtcgggttcgggttcgggttgaggtgttttgggttgaactcgggttcgggtcgggttaaaaaaaaaactcacgaaAAACGGAAAGCATCGATGGCCACGTGGGGCCATCTGGACACGGCGCATGAATAAAAATATCAAAGCTTGATCGAGACACGATATACAAATTAGTCGAACTCTTGTTCACAATACTTCACACTAATCACACTTAGCTATTGCCATTCAATGACTCTCTGTCTATGAGGCTTTCTCCGGTTGGATTAATTGTCATTGGTCATTGAGTGAATCATGGTCGATTGTTTTATTTGTTACTCGCATGTTCTTATTTAGTCAAGTCTAAGCCGCAAATATGATCCAAATAGAACGCCATCTACGTGGCTTATGAGCTAGATCACGAATGGTGCGAATTGAGCCACGCCCGAGGCTCGTTGACTCAACCCCATCGCTCAAATCCAACccaatttcaattttcaaattcGTGTATTGTAATTATTTctcaaattattataatatacaaTATTCAATTCATTAATGTGGGaagactattttttaaaatattgttataataattttaatacaaACTATTCTGATGGAGCAATTTGGGTGAAAAGCTGCACtaacataaattaaatttaaataaaatttggaGCACTTTAACTCAAGTTGAACGATATTCTAattgtaaaatattttcttttcattttaatTGGAGAGGCGAATATTAAGCTCTTTATCGTTATCTTGTCTCTTGTGAAATTGTTCATCGAATTTTTTGTCCTTACATTCCAGAACAAAATGGTTCTGCTGAGaaaaaacatagacatatagttgaaactgccttagctcttcttcatcatgcatcggttctgtgtaaattttgggatgaagctatTAGCATtgcagtatatctcataaatcaacttcctactccattgctcaatcataagtgtccttttgaaagactttataatcaaacccctgATTACACTTTCATTCGAATTTTTGGTTGTGCATATTATACATGGTTACCcccctattctaaacacaaacttgactctcgttcactacaatgtgtttttcttggttatagcaatttgcaccatgaTTATCGTTACTTACATATACCAATAGgccgaatttatatttcacgacatatTACTTTTAATGagtctctattccctttttcgATAGCTTCCTCGATttctcctccagatacaagtggTACCTTCTTGATGCCACATAATATTATCAGAAGTGATGACATCCTAGGTCTTGCTCCGGAActctctaataactcccctatatcatcagaatcacctcaggtTACTGCTCCAATCTTGGAAGTCTCACCGGTTGAAGATAATATACTCTCTAGTTCTAgatcctcggataatgcaagttCGTCATCTATGTCACCAAGTCAACCTACTTCCTCGTctccatcaacaagtgattcagatgataatgctcctcgtcacATGCTTCCTATTAGTGACATTTATgagcgttgcccaccaaatgcaacttaatatccccttccacgagctctagtagtctcttcaaaatctattgaatcaacttgttttacacaagcaaggatccaaattggcgtagtgcaatgactatagaatttgatgcacttcttcgaaATGGAACATGGAGTTTAGTTCTAtgcactccctcaatgaatgttatgggctctaaatgggtattccgttttaagcatcgagctgatggttctcttgaacggcacaaagctcgacttgtagctaaaggatttagtcaacaaccaggtattgactttaatgacacaTTTAGCCcaatcatcaaaattacatctgtcagactattattatcaatagctgttagttctaattggtcTGTACGAcaattggacatttcaaatgcatttctctATGGTCATCTtgaaactgtatttatggagcaactacctaggttcattcatccacaatttccatctcatatTTGTCAACTTAataaatccttatatggtcttcgataaGATTCTCGTGCACGatttcatcgactatctaattggttacaagcttaagaattttctggatcaaagattgactcatctctatttcacaaatataatgatggatctatgatctttttttcttatttatgtggacgacattctgatAACCGACAATGATCAGAAGGGtatgataattttattaagtcttctcaaacaAGAATTTTctactcgagatttgggtattgctcatttttttcttggtattgagcttattctaCATGAagatgactatcttctctctcagagaaaatacattactggatttcttcaaagagccaaaatggatagAGCAtgtccggtctctacaccaattgctataagcaactctccaacttcatcctctcttgctctgtctgatccacaaatttatcgaagtattgttggagccttacaatatatcactatcacacgccctgatattacttttgcggtaaatcgtgcttgtcatCATGCATGCttcaactgaacaaaattgggacaatgtaaaaaagaatatttcgctatctcaaaggtactattctacatggtcttcttttatatcgccaatcatctcgagatttacatgcatatagtgatgtggattgggcaagttctcctaaagatagacgctctactagtggatatgtaatatttcttggacgaaatcttatctcatggaattcgaaaaagcaacctacagtatctcgttcaagtactgaggcagaatataaagctatatcaaatacaacgtcagaaattatttggcttcaatcacttctctctgcacttcatcttgcatcaaatattgcatcaaaaatttggtgcgacaatattggagcaacataccTCACATCAAAttcaatctttcatgctcgtacaaaacatgtggaaattgattttcattttgttcgtgaacgtgtggcaattcagcagttatccgtctcttatatttttACTGAAGATTAAATCGCTGATATCTTTACTATGCCATTATTCAGATAACGTTttaacaagttagcaagcaaactcaacgtcaaagatctcccgttaagtttgtcggagggtaaaagagataaaagaaaattaccagaattgaccgtatcaaatcaccaaatcaaatcaaattaatatttggattattctaataattatattataattattagaataattctcagaattatttttagaataattttgttatttattaattggttaattgactaagtactttttgaacattatatattgtattgttctTAGAGCAAATATCAATTAACAATATATTTTATTGCTCTCTCCCTACTCTTCTTCTTACAGTATCTCTACGGCCAGGCCGCTGCTTTACACTCGCTTTGGCTTACGATCGAGGGCGTAGCTAGGGGCTTCAATCGACTTTATGTGCGTCTTCCACGCTCACGCCCTTCGTGGTGACAACTGTCAGTCGAAGGAGTACAAAAAGGAGTACAAGAGGTTGGCACCACCACAGCGACGTCTTGTTCACAAACCTCTCCAAGTCAAACATCTCTGGTCTCTCTCACACATCCAGATTCCTACCGATCGCCCATGCGTTCACGTAGATGGTCGTCCTGGGAGGAATTTGGTACTTGTCACTTAAAAGATCGGCGGCCTGTGGTAGAACAACATTGGGGCAACTACAAGTGACCTTGGTGTTTCGGAGACAATGGTCACTGATACGGTGTATGAATGTGGGGCCTGTGAGATGATCTAGCGTGGAGTCAAAGCCACAAAAGGGTCAAAAGTCACACCAGCCTGGAGGTCAAGAGTCTAGCCTCTGTGGCAATGCCACCATGGAAGTCAGGAATTGGAATTACAAGAAGGTCAAGATTCCGGCACACGTGGATAAAGTCACAGCTTCCGTTGAGGGATTGGTCAAAGGATACTATTTACGAGGTGGGCCGGATCTGACCTTGAAAGGAATCGAAAATGGGCTTGACCCATAAGATCAAAGTCAATTGAGGATCAGATCCATAGGTCAGATATAATCAGGGATTGAGTGCGACTAGGGAGTCAGCTTATTGATTGGATGGGTATACCGAATAAAATTTCCGATGAAGCGATGCAGGTCAAGGAACGGAGCGTGCAGGTCCGGACGCTCATGCCCTGGATAACACCAGACAGATatgggtcggcggacagacccagtGTGCAGGTCGAGACGCTCATGCCCTAGATAACAACAGACAGATATGGGTCGacggacagacccagcgtgcaggtcg encodes the following:
- the LOC122044398 gene encoding transcription factor WRKY19-like isoform X1, encoding MESNACAAALLAELSQAKELLKELELNLHCLDLCKALTPRIASSIHNSFLMAESFSTKAGHDQSLFSSLALRPRTLTPRRRMSLLRSWRCQVRLSSVSGGVKGQGEGDGFTWRKYGQKEILGAKYPRAYFRCAHRASHGCPAKKQVQRSDDDPSVHVVTYHGDHTCLEQHDQEQSAAALKVGEEEYFVGQIAPSFGPMEEQFFSSSPYQFGGFHGAESSWLPMEFDRDGEIDPASIWAGVEWMS
- the LOC122044398 gene encoding probable WRKY transcription factor 69 isoform X2 translates to MSLLRSWRCQVRLSSVSGGVKGQGEGDGFTWRKYGQKEILGAKYPRAYFRCAHRASHGCPAKKQVQRSDDDPSVHVVTYHGDHTCLEQHDQEQSAAALKVGEEEYFVGQIAPSFGPMEEQFFSSSPYQFGGFHGAESSWLPMEFDRDGEIDPASIWAGVEWMS